A single genomic interval of Chryseobacterium paludis harbors:
- a CDS encoding sterol desaturase family protein, which yields MFDFNKTFGDHGQEVIWQWTVPVFIVVIFIEMGYSHFNKEKLYETKDVATNVFFALLNYGLDIIMKGFSMFVMLFFYEHRIFDWEFGIWYWIAVFLAQDFAYYVHHYVDHHSRVFWAVHITHHNSDYFNITTGFRSPVFQPLYRYMFFSPLAFLGFNPWHVMLAYSLIQIYGTFIHTQTIKSMGFLEYILVTPSHHRVHHACNIKYLDRNMGMGLIIWDKIFGTFEKEDPEVPVKYGIYPKIKSKDPRTVLFYEWRRIGKDITQPGISFKNRVKYLFYPPGWRHDGTGKTVKQYQKEYREKQKEYIIF from the coding sequence ATGTTTGATTTTAATAAAACTTTTGGAGACCATGGACAGGAAGTTATTTGGCAATGGACCGTTCCTGTCTTTATTGTAGTTATTTTTATTGAAATGGGTTATAGCCATTTCAATAAAGAAAAGCTTTACGAAACCAAAGACGTCGCTACTAATGTCTTTTTTGCTCTGTTAAACTATGGGTTGGATATCATAATGAAAGGCTTTTCAATGTTTGTTATGCTATTCTTTTATGAGCATCGGATTTTCGATTGGGAATTTGGAATATGGTACTGGATTGCAGTTTTTCTTGCCCAGGATTTTGCGTATTATGTTCATCATTATGTAGACCATCATTCCCGTGTCTTTTGGGCGGTACATATAACACATCATAACTCGGATTATTTTAATATTACTACAGGTTTTAGAAGTCCGGTATTTCAGCCTTTGTACAGGTATATGTTTTTTTCTCCCTTAGCATTTTTAGGATTCAATCCATGGCATGTGATGCTGGCTTATTCTTTAATCCAGATCTATGGTACGTTTATTCATACCCAGACGATTAAGAGTATGGGGTTTTTAGAATATATTTTGGTTACACCTTCTCATCATCGCGTTCACCATGCGTGTAATATCAAATATCTGGATCGTAATATGGGAATGGGGTTGATCATCTGGGATAAGATTTTTGGAACATTTGAAAAAGAAGATCCTGAAGTACCTGTTAAGTATGGAATATATCCGAAAATAAAATCTAAAGATCCCCGAACCGTCCTTTTTTATGAATGGAGAAGAATAGGAAAAGATATTACTCAGCCTGGAATTTCTTTTAAGAATCGTGTAAAATATCTCTTTTATCCACCGGGATGGAGACACGATGGTACAGGAAAAACGGTGAAACAATATCAAAAAGAATATCGGGAAAAACAAAAAGAATATATCATATTCTGA
- a CDS encoding LytR/AlgR family response regulator transcription factor, with protein sequence MNCIIIDDEPIARQGMSKFINKVPELILKGIFKNTDEAKSFLDAHDVNLIFLDIQMPGINGVEFAKTLSKNTLVIFTTAHIKYALDSYEVDAIDYLVKPIREERFFKAVNKALEYNYFLSDSYEKGQYKASGENSILIRADRRDYKILFGDILYIEGMKDYVIINLGSGKLITAMNLKTALSKIPENLFVRISKSYIVNVSHITAVANHAVFINDIELPLGISYRKYFMEFYKGKS encoded by the coding sequence ATGAACTGTATAATTATCGACGATGAACCTATTGCAAGGCAGGGAATGTCAAAATTCATTAATAAAGTCCCTGAGCTCATCCTTAAAGGTATCTTTAAAAATACTGATGAAGCTAAATCATTTTTGGATGCTCACGATGTTAATCTCATTTTCTTAGATATACAAATGCCTGGTATTAATGGAGTTGAATTTGCCAAAACACTTTCTAAAAACACTCTGGTGATCTTTACCACAGCACATATTAAGTATGCTTTAGATAGTTATGAAGTAGATGCTATTGATTATCTGGTAAAGCCAATCCGTGAAGAACGTTTTTTTAAAGCTGTAAATAAAGCTTTGGAGTATAATTATTTTTTATCAGACTCTTATGAAAAGGGGCAATACAAAGCTTCCGGAGAAAATAGTATCCTGATACGGGCAGACCGACGGGATTACAAAATTCTTTTTGGTGATATTCTTTATATCGAAGGGATGAAAGACTATGTAATTATAAATCTTGGTTCAGGAAAACTTATTACCGCGATGAATCTTAAGACAGCACTTTCTAAAATTCCAGAAAATTTATTTGTGCGGATCAGTAAATCCTATATCGTTAATGTTTCACATATTACAGCAGTAGCCAACCATGCTGTATTTATTAACGATATAGAATTACCTCTTGGAATAAGCTATAGAAAATATTTTATGGAATTTTATAAGGGAAAATCCTGA
- a CDS encoding GNAT family N-acetyltransferase, translated as MERTEVVINTHNRGEVQLFSDDQKVGKMDISVIGQKLTVYHTEVNPEHEGKGFAKILLERLVSYARENDLKIVPLCPYVFAQFKRHPEEYNDVWLKD; from the coding sequence ATGGAAAGAACAGAAGTTGTTATCAATACGCACAATAGAGGAGAAGTTCAGTTATTTTCTGATGATCAAAAAGTGGGGAAAATGGATATTTCGGTGATTGGACAAAAATTAACTGTTTATCATACAGAAGTAAATCCTGAGCACGAAGGAAAAGGTTTTGCGAAAATACTACTGGAAAGACTTGTTTCTTATGCACGAGAAAATGATCTTAAAATAGTTCCTTTATGTCCTTATGTTTTTGCTCAGTTCAAACGTCATCCTGAGGAATATAATGATGTATGGTTGAAAGATTAA